In Aegilops tauschii subsp. strangulata cultivar AL8/78 chromosome 3, Aet v6.0, whole genome shotgun sequence, one genomic interval encodes:
- the LOC109770029 gene encoding protein indeterminate-domain 7 yields MYHHHLQQQQQQRGESEAAASVDQDSSMSNLTTSASASANPPPPPTPASNKRKRSLPGNPDPESEVVALSPATLMATNRFLCEICGKGFQRDQNLQLHRRGHNLPWKLKQRGSKEVVRKKVYICPEASCVHHDPSRALGDLTGIKKHFFRKHGEKKWKCDKCSKKYAVQSDWKAHSKICGTREYKCDCGTVFSRRDSFITHRAFCDALTEESNKAISGGGLPLPPIAHAQHHAMLYSPHDLMQQQQHQELAAFQDHHHHHQVMQQHCNFDVKPEMQPWPTMPYDDVHHPLLQPLCSATAQSSATSVPTPTQQQQLPAAAAHLSATALLQKAAQMGATIGGAGAGGAGVHYTQMAGSATSATGSATFGLGLSCLSNQQMMSLARTASQGRSGEEGGASGGANDGMTRDFLGLRAFSHRDILGLAGFDSSCMGTAVNTGSNNTNMAPCYEPQQQGQPQPQQQQSSNEPWHGMGSHA; encoded by the exons ATGTATCATCACCACcttcagcagcagcagcagcagcgtggAGAATCGGAAGCGGCGGCATCGGTAGATCAGGACAGCAGCATGTCCAACctcaccacctccgcctccgctTCCGCcaaccctcctcctcctccaacccCGGCCTCCAACAAGCGCAAGCGAAGCCTACCTGGCAACCCCG ACCCAGAGTCGGAGGTGGTTGCGCTGTCTCCGGCGACGCTGATGGCGACGAACCGGTTCCTGTGCGAGATCTGCGGCAAGGGGTTCCAGCGCGACCAGAACCTGCAGCTGCACCGGCGGGGGCACAACCTGCCATGGAAGCTGAAGCAGCGCGGGAGCAAGGAGGTGGTGCGGAAGAAGGTGTATATCTGCCCGGAGGCGTCGTGCGTGCACCACGACCCGTCGCGCGCGCTGGGCGACCTCACCGGGATCAAGAAGCACTTCTTCCGCAAGCACGGCGAGAAGAAGTGGAAGTGCGACAAGTGCTCCAAGAAGTACGCCGTGCAGTCCGACTGGAAGGCGCACTCCAAGATCTGCGGCACCCGCGAGTACAAGTGCGACTGCGGGACCGTCTTCTCCAG GCGGGACAGCTTCATCACGCACCGGGCCTTCTGCGACGCGCTCACGGAGGAGAGCAACAAGGCCATCAGCGGGGGCGGCCTGCCACTGCCACCCATCGCGCACGCCCAGCACCACGCCATGCTCTATTCGCCGCACGATCtgatgcagcagcagcagcaccaggAGCTCGCCGCGTTCCAGGaccaccatcaccatcaccaggTCATGCAGCAGCATTGCAACTTCGACGTGAAGCCGGAGATGCAGCCGTGGCCAACCATGCCCTACGACGACGTCCACCACCCGCTGCTGCAGCCGCTCTGCAGCGCCACCGCGCAGAGCTCCGCCACGTCCGTGCCGACGCCtacgcagcagcagcagcttcccGCGGCAGCCGCGCACTTGTCGGCCACAGCGCTGCTACAAAAGGCGGCGCAGATGGGCGCCACCATCGGCGGGGCCGGCGCTGGCGGGGCGGGAGTGCACTACACCCAGATGGCCGGCTCGGCGACCAGCGCGACCGGCAGCGCCACGTTCGGGCTCGGCCTCTCGTGCCTCAGCAACCAGCAGATGATGAGCCTCGCCAGGACCGCCTCCCAAGGCCGGAGCGGCGAGGAAGGCGGCGCCTCGGGAGGGGCCAACGACGGCATGACCAGGGACTTCCTGGGGCTGCGCGCCTTCTCGCACCGCGACATCCTCGGCCTCGCCGGCTTTGACTCGTCGTGCATGGGCACCGCCGTGAACACGGGCAGCAACAACACCAACATGGCGCCCTGCTACGAGCCACAGCAACAAGgacagccgcagccgcagcaGCAGCAGAGCAGCAACGAGCCGTGGCATGGCATGGGTAGCCATGCATAG